A single Metarhizium brunneum chromosome 5, complete sequence DNA region contains:
- the smc5 gene encoding Structural maintenance of chromosomes protein 5, with product MPRLTSRRRRRSDTGDAEDSGDVWNGFGSQASDSSKRRRLDSESDSDGDTGPSAPSAGLVNGVSNGDIMQDFQPGAIVRVSVQNFVTYEKAEFFPGPHLNMVIGPNGTGKSSLVCAICLGLGYSPKHLGRAGSVKEFVKHGKDIATIEIELQKKPRDRSNYVIKVQIRREQNSQKWWLNGKETSHKKIQELMKSMKIQVDNLCQFLPQDRVVEFAACTPIDLLHETLRAAAPEEMLLWQSQLQEMHKEKKGLADAVHSDVDALRILENRQQGLQADVDRIREREEIQEKVENLQSALVFANYSEARENHSKARDRKKEAERTLQRLESESGPSLEAVNMKQEYAQQVRAVVPAKERALKDAENAVQSAARDIHGAAELVKEMNNRLEAERKGFESKKKDLAASRSKITAFQADLKNRPTDFNAADWNQKIRAEEHNLREMEGEQRQVSADRDATKERVRPMNVDIRKIKTDIDAFDTQQGQQMSLMRKQFPEASNGWEWIKEHQNEFEKEVFGPPMISCSMKDERYADQVQALLQMDDLLCFTAQTKNDYKKLTDQLYRVMSLSVVVRTCSNPLSAFKAPVDRAQMAELGLDGFAIDYLDGPEPVLAMLCSEKRLHMSGVSLNDHNEQAYDRLINNGKINQWAAGRQSFTIRRRREYGPQAMTTITKNIQKGRFWTSQPVDMQEKREMERRLTELQGEKGALKEEHDRLQQKLDTIEEQKKEISEKITALRNEKSALQKEFQKWQSLPVKIESEERQKAMHEEAMRDARKNMQEIQYEWDKAVLERAKLVIKHKKLTDKIREAHLALIEAKIWLIEANSDVEGLKERNASIMAQLEEERRNVQVATEETNRTKEIGRRLGEDVRELISRDPDRRDLYTQLAEGKSPHEVELEMAAEEAKLELIHAANPNVIREFERRAEEITRLKHKMEGANEKLETLNRQLARVMSKWEPKLEELVSQINDAFAYNFEQISCAGEVRVHKEEDFSQWALDIMVKFRENEALQQLTAHRQSGGERAVSTIFYLMALQSLAQSPFRVVDEINQGMDPRNERMVHERMVEIACREHTSQYFLITPKLLTGLRYDPKMRVLCIASGEYMPKEGRKVDFARCLKIQKRLMAAG from the exons ATGGCTTTGGGTCGCAAGCTTCCGATTCGTCCAAGCGGCGACGGCTTGATTCCGAATCAGACTCGGATGGAGATACTGGACCATCGGCCCCGAGTGCAGGACTGGTGAATGGCGTATCGAACGGCGACATCATGCAGGATTTTCAACCTGGTGCCATTGTGCGTGTGTCGGTTCAAAATTTCGTCACTTACGAAAAGGCAGAGTTCTTTCCGGGACCACATCTAAACATGGTCATCGGCCCCAACGGTACTGGCAAGAGCTCGCTCGTTTGCGCCATTTGTCTTGGTCTGGGCTATAGTCCGAAACACCTGGGACGCGCAGGATCCGTCAAGGAGTTTGTCAAGCACGGAAAGGACATAGCAACCATCGAGATCGAACTGCAGAAGAAGCCCAGGGACCGCAGCAACTACGTCATCAAAGTGCAGATCCGACGCGAACAAAACAGCCAAAAGTGGTGGTTGAACGGAAAAGAAACGAGCCATAAGAAAATACAGGAGCTGATGAAGTCAATGAAGATCCAGGTCGACAATTTGTGCCAGTTCCTGCCCCAGGACCGCGTCGTTGAATTCGCCGCCTGTACGCCCATTGACCTTCTCCACGAGACTCTTCGTGCTGCAGCTCCGGAAGAAATGCTCCTGTGGCAGAGCCAGCTGCAAGAAATGcacaaggaaaagaaggggTTGGCCGACGCCGTCCACTCTGATGTCGATGCACTGAGAATCTTGGAGAATCGCCAGCAAGGTCTTCAAGCAGATGTGGATAGAATCCgcgaaagagaagaaatCCAAGAAAAAGTCGAGAACCTGCAGTCAGCCTTGGTCTTCGCCAACTACTCAGAAGCACGAGAAAACCACAGCAAAGCTAGAGACCGGAAGAAGGAGGCAGAACGAACCTTGCAGCGGCTAGAGTCCGAAAGCGGACCATCCCTTGAGGCTGTCAATATGAAACAAGAATATGCTCAGCAAGTACGGGCTGTAGTACCAGCCAAGGAGAGGGCCCTCAAAGATGCCGAGAATGCTGTACAGAGTGCTGCCCGCGACATCCACGGCGCGGCGGAATTGGTCAAAGAAATGAACAACAGGCTAGAGGCTGAGCGGAAAGGGTTCGAATCGAAAAAAAAGGACCTGGCCGCTTCAAGGTCGAAAATCACAGCGTTTCAGGCGGATCTCAAGAACAGGCCAACCGACTTCAACGCTGCTGATTGGAACCAGAAAATCCGTGCCGAGGAACACAACTTGAGAGAGATGGAGGGAGAGCAACGCCAGGTGTCAGCAGACAGAGATGCGACCAAAGAGCGGGTAAGGCCTATGAACGTCGACATTCGCAAAATCAAGACGGATATCGATGCTTTCGATACTCAGCAGGGTCAGCAAATGTCCCTTATGCGCAAGCAGTTCCCCGAAGCCTCAAATGGCTGGGAATGGATAAAGGAACACCAAAATGAATTTGAGAAGGAGGTATTCGGGCCTCCAATGATCAGCTGTTCCATGAAGGATGAGCGGTACGCGGACCAAGTACAGGCTCTCCTCCAAATGGACGACCTACTATGCTTTACCGCGCAGACAAAAAATGACTACAAGAAGCTTACTGACCAGCTGTATCGAGTAATGAGTTTGTCGGTTGTGGTTCGAACCTGTTCAAACCCTCTATCTGCATTCAAAGCTCCTGTTGATCGTGCTCAAATGGCCGAGCTTGGATTAGATGGATTTGCCATTGACTATCTAGATGGACCGGAGCCCGTGTTGGCGATGCTTTGCTCGGAGAAGCGACTACACATGTCGGGGGTTTCTCTCAATGACCACAATGAGCAAGCTTACGACAGGCTCATCAACAATGGCAAAATCAACCAATGGGCAGCTGGAAGACAATCATTCACGATCCGCCGTCGCAGAGAATACGGTCCCcaggccatgacgacgatTACTAAGAACATTCAGAAGGGACGATTTTGGACGTCGCAGCCGGTAGACATGCAAGAGAAGAGGGAAATGGAGCGACGACTAACGGAATTACAAGGCGAGAAAGGTGCACTCAAAGAAGAGCATGACAGGCTCCAACAGAAACTCGACACCATTGAGGAGCAGAAGAAAGAGATTTCTGAGAAGATT ACCGCATTACGGAATGAGAAGAGCGCGTTGCAAAAAGAGTTCCAAAAGTGGCAGAGCCTACCCGTGAAGATAG AATCAGAAGAGCGGCAAAAAGCCATGCACGAGGAAGCCATGAGAGACGCTAGAAAGAACATGCAGGAGATTCAGTATGAATGGGACAAGGCGGTTCTTGAACGCGCAAAGCTCGTTATAAAACACAAGAAGCTCACCGACAAGATCCGCGAAGCACACCTGGCTCTAATCGAGGCAAAAATCTGGCTCATCGAAGCGAATTCCGATGTTGAGGGCCTCAAGGAGCGCAATGCTAGTATCATGGCCcagctggaggaggagaggcggAACGTACAGGTAGCTACAGAGGAGACAAATCGCACCAAGGAAATTGGGCGCCGACTGGGCGAAGATGTTAGGGAACTCATCTCCAGGGATCCGGACAGACGCGACTTGTATACGCAACTCGCTGAAGGCAAGTCACCTCATGAAGTTGAGCTGGAAATGGCAgccgaggaagccaagcTTGAGCTCATCCACGCCGCCAACCCGAATGTGATTCGAGAGTTTGAACGTCGCGCGGAGGAAATCACCCGACTGAAGCACAAGATGGAGGGGGCCAACGAGAAGCTCGAGACACTGAACAGGCAGCTTGCGCGGGTAATGAGCAAATGGGAGCCCAAGCTGGAAGAGCTCGTGTCCCAAATCAACGACGCCTTTGCGTACAACTTTGAGCAGATCAGCTGCGCGGGCGAGGTGCGCGTGCACAAGGAAGAGGACTTTTCACAGTGGGCTCTCGACATCATGGTCAAGTTTCG GGAAAACGAAGCGCTGCAGCAACTGACGGCACATCGCCAATCCGGCGGCGAACGAGCCGTGTCGACGATTTTCTATCTCATGGCGCTCCAGTCTCTGGCGCAATCGCCGTTTCGCGTGGTGGACGAGATCAACCAGGGCATGGATCCTCGCAACGAACGCATGGTTCACGAGCGCATGGTGGAGATTGCGTGCCGCGAACACACGAGCCAGTATTTTCTGATCACGCCCAAGCTGCTCACTGGGTTGCGGTACGATCCCAAGATGAGGGTGCTGTGTATCGCGAGCGGAGAGTACATGCCCAAGGAGGGGAGGAAGGTGGACTTTGCGCGATGTTTGAAGATTCAGAAGAGGCTGATGGCTGCTGGATGA